The Ascochyta rabiei chromosome 3, complete sequence genome segment CGAACCGCACGTTGAAAACATATCTAAGTCAGGGCACATTTTCACCACCAAGACAACACCTGCGACCAGTAAGTGGTGTACTGTACCACAGTCAATTTCCACACTAACGTCGCCGACGTTCCTTGTTACTTCTAGAAGCAGAGCTGCTGTACGCCAATCTCGTCCCGCCCGTTGTCATCTCTAGTCACGAACCTCACTGTTAGGAGCTCGATCTATACGCCACATAGTGCGGGATTGGCTCCTCGCTCAGTCTACCTAAGTGGGTGTTTTTTGACATCCACAATTTGAAAGCGTACTGCAAGCCACTTCATTCTACACTGGAACACAGAGGGTCTCATAAATACCGCTCCTTGCAACAGGCTCACCCTGCCGCAGGAGTCGAAAGCACGCCATCGCAATTTACCCCACGTCGCAACGTTGCTGCTCGATTCTCAAGGACGCCAGGACGCAGGAACAGTAGGCATTCAGGCAGCCACAACATCTTGGTGGCACATCAGTGCGTCTTCCTCATTTGGTGCTCACTCCGCACGGGGATACACGCCGGACCCGCACCGGCACAGTTCGGTCCTGCAGCGTTCTTGACATCAGCCTTACAAGTAATAGTGCAAATCGCGCCGAGGCGAAAGCGGGAAACGAAACGAAACGAGCCCAACCAGGTCAAGAAGTTCCGTATGCTAGCGTCGGGATTTCCTAGTTCCACACTCAACGCGTGAATGGGATGTGCAAGTGTACTGTAGAGCTTCAAGACTCTGAAACTGATAACTGCCTGAGCTAGTCGTCAGTGCCCGGTTGGACCCAGGTTTCAACTCCGCGCTTGTACCGTGCAGCTGTCGTTTTCTGGTTGTGGGGCACGACTCGCAATCAGCCTAACCGAAGGCTGTCAGAACTAGCGTACCGTGCCTGACACGTGAGCGCCTGTGTCAAAGCTCACACGCAAGGGACGTTCCGTGTCAAGAAGCCTCTTATCGGCGGTGTTGGAGCAGATCAGCACGACTCTAGTGTGGGTGTGACTTGGTGGATGTCGTCGCTGATTTTTCCCGTACGTAGTCTCGCCCCGATGTCGCAGTTGGCCAAGGAAGAAATCAGGTCCTGGCGGTACTTGCCATGCTGACAGCAGAGGCACTGTTTGGCATCTGCGTCGCGTAGCATGTTATTTCCGAGAAGGAGCCTGAAGCTTGCCACCAAACAGCGAGAAAGGAGTGACAGCGAGCGGTAAGCTTGGTCAGCGTACGGTCTTTCTGGTATCTCACAGCAGCATTTCCGTTTCAACTGTCTCCAGGCGACTTGCGCATTATGCAAGAGTCGCACTTTGTCGACATAAAGCCCTGAAACAAGTCTTTACGTACTTGCAGGTGACAGCTTCTTGTTGCATCAATATATAGACACAGGCACATATTTCCTCTATATGCAGAAGGCACTTATAAGCTCACGACACGTCTACCAAGCTACTCTTAGCATCGACGCGCAAAGCTGGTCGATGGACGAGCTTCGCGCGCCCGGATCGATCGAGCTAAGGACCTGGGGAGTTGTAGAAGCTGCTTGCCCACGCTCCGCAGCGCTCCATGAATATGAACGGAAGAGCGTGTTCGTTGGTGTGCACGAGCCTGGCTGCTTACCATGGGCATGGCGCAGTTGAGTAGGAAGAGACGCTGAAGAAAGGGAGAGCAGGAGGAAGAGCAATGCGTTCTGATTGGCACTCAATTCATTCAATCGTTACCTAGCTAATTCGTCTCCAAAAACGGGGAAGTAATCATCAACACAGGCTACTCATCCATCAAACAGCGTCATGCACACCGTTTCATTTCTCTCACTGCTTAGTTTACTGAACGAGCGTAGCATCGACGTCGCTCCTCCCACTCGGCCTAACGAACCCGTTAAACCACTTCAACACACTTCCCTGCTCAATCGCTTGTGCctgcgcagcagcagcggagCCGGCAGGTTGCGGTGCAAACGGTAACTTGGGAGCCTTCGCACCAACATGATTTTCCTGGGCAGCCTGGAGGGTTGCCTCGAGGCCTGGGAGCGTTTCCAAGGTGCCATCCTGGAACGCGGGATCCCACGAGGGAAGGATATCAGTGTACGGGTTCTCGTCATCTGCACCGTCGACGACACTGCCGGGCATCCCAACATGGGAGCTCAGCATGCCGTTCGGGTCGAGTGTGCCTGCTGCGCCTAGGATAACGGAGAGTTCCGGGTTCAGGCCAGGGTCGACAGAGTCATCGTCGAGCTGACCGTAGGACGAGACGGCTTGAGAGGGCGTGAGCACTTCGTCCACGAACTTTCCGGGGCCGCTCTGGACCAGTTGGTTGAAGGGGTCGAGGGTACCTGCCTCGCCGAGGATGCCACTGAGATCGACTTTCTGCGCGTCATCGAGGTCCGGTCCAATGGATTGTGCTCCGGGAACCGCAGCCTGCCTCTTACCATTGCGCATCGAGCGTTCTTGCACAGCAGTAAGTACAGAGCCGGGAACCCAGCCATTTAGTAACCTTGCTTTCGATGCGTCGCTCAAGTCCTCGAAATCGGCTTGGAGCTTAGAGGCCAGATTGTCCATGTCGTTGTGAGTAACAGCCGCCGCAGAATCGTGGATGAGTTCATGAAGCTCTTCTTGCTTGGACTCATCCAGCtcgcctaaaaaagactcCCACTCGCTCGCGGAACCTTGCTGGAACTCAGTAGCACGGCGTGCAAGGGGAAGCCGACGCCTTTCAAGACCAGAGTCAAACGCCAGAGGGACCTTTGGTACGTCACTGACAGTAGAGAGGACTTCACTGATCCCAGGAACTGCAGACACTGCGCCGGTGACAGTTGACGCAGCCGCACTAACATCGGACACTGGAGGGAGAGCGCTGGCGACGTCGGCGACATCGGGTAGAGTGGGAAGCGCAGGGATGGCACTAGCAAGGTCTGTGGCTGTAGGCAGCGGAAGAATAGAAATCACAGGAGTGAGGGCTCCAGCAACATCTGGCACAGCCGGCAATGAGGGTGAAGGCACAATGCTGTTGACACCTGGTACACCGGGGATCACCGGAACTGTTGGAAGCGCAGGTAGAATAGTAGGGACAGCCGGCAAACTGGCACCCAGATTCGGCACTGTCTTCCCCACAATCGGCAATGTATCCAGCAGCGCTCTGACTAGGGTCAGAAGAGACTTGGTCAAAGCAAGGGCAATACCCGAGCCGATTGGGATTTTAGCAGATGAGACCTGAGCAGCTTGAGCAGCCATCATCTCTCGCTTCGCCAGGGGACGGGCCTGACCGGGGAGTTGGAAAGGTAGCTTGGGTACGATGCCTTGAAGCGTGGGAATAGCAGGTACAACAGCAACGACCGGGATAGCCGGTGCCGTAGAGACGCCAGAGGGAACGATACCTTGAAGTGTTGGTACGACAGGTAACGCCGGAATAGTTGGATCAGCTGGGGCTTCAGACACGGGGAGCGCATCGGTCGGCAGTGTCGGCAAAGCGTCAGTTGGTGCACTCGGAAGAACAAGCGGCACATCAGGTAGGACTTGAATCGGGAAGCCAGCACCAAAAGCAGCTTCCGACAGCGCGGGAGCTGGGAGAATACTTGGCTGCACAGGAGCTGGGAGAATACTCGGCTGCTCAAAAGCTGGAAGTATGCTGGGCTGCTCAAAAGCTGGAAGGATACTCGGCTGCACAAAAGCTGGAAGGATACTTGGCTGCTCAACCGGAACACCTAGATCATCCAGGTTGGGTACAGGGATGTTAAGCACGTCGGTTGGGACTGCCGGGTTCTGGACATCAGGAACAACATCCGCTGGAAGTGTGGCAGCCGGTAGATCGAACGGTTCACCCAGGTCTTCGAAGCCTTCAGGGACAGGAACGTCAAAAAGACTAGTGGGAAATGCAGCAATTGGGTCGGTCGACAAGTCCAGTGGAACGTCCAGATTGTCTAGGTCAGGTACGGGAATGTTGAGCACAGCGTCCGGGATCGGGAAGTCCTCAAAATCGGGAACGACATCAGTTGGAAGCGTAGGATCTGGCAGGTCAAGCGCCTCACCCAGGTTTTCAAATCCCTCAGGAACAGGCACGTCGAGGAAATTGGTGGGGAGTGGAAGGTCGGCGTTAGAATCAACTGGCAGATCAATTGGAACGCCAAATTGGTCTAGATCGGGTACAGGGATGTTGAGGATATCGGTAGGGATTGCAAGGTCCTCGAGAGTGGGCAGAGGAAGGCTCGAAGCAACGCCAGTGGGTGCCGGCAGATCACCCAGGTCTTCAAACCCCCCAGGAACAGGCACGTCGAACAGACCCGTCGGCACCGGAAGATCAGGCAGAATGGTGATTTCAGGCAGAATGGTGAGTGCAGGCAGAGAGGCAGGCAGCAGAAGACCACCCACCGCGTCGGTAGGGAGTGCGGGTGCAACAGTTGCCAGATCAAGCGGCACACCAAGGTCGTTCGAGTCAGGGACGGGCACACTCAACGCACTGCTCGAAATCGGCAGGTCGGAGAGATCGGGAAGCTCCCCGGTCGCATCAGGAGCCAAAGTGTTGGGGATCTCGAAGTCGTCAAACGGCCAGTCGAGCAGGGCAGGTAGCACACTGGGCGCGCTTGACAAGTCCGACACAGCGTCGAGCGGTGCGTCAAGGGGTACACCAGATCCATCAACACCTGGAACATCCAGACTTGTTGGGAGTGCAAGGCTGGGGATAGCGACTGGGAGGTCCGAAGCATCTAATGGCGAGTCGATGGGCACGCCGAACTCGTCGAAGTCCGGGACAGGAACGTTGAGCACATCGTCAGGGATCGGAAGGTCGTCTGTACTTGGGGTAGGGAGATCCGAGAAAGGGGAGAAAGGGGGAGATTCGTACTGAGACCAGTCGATGCCCTCGATATCGGGGATGGGGACGTCGAGCACTTCATCAGGGATGGCCGATGTGACATCTGGGGCCTCAACTGGGGGTACAGGAACGTCTGTCGGCAAACTCGGAAGAGTGATTTCAGGGGACGGAAGCTCTGGAATAGCTGGAACATCGATTGGCAGATCAGCTGGTAAGGTGGGAAGCAACGCAGCTGGAATCGTAAAGGTTGGGATAGGAAGCTGAGTATCGACAGCTGGTACATCGACTAGCTGGTCAACTACAGATGGAACGACCTCCTCAATATCAGAAACAGCATCAGCTACTGCGGGACCGAGACCAGGAATTTGCGCGATAAGTTCTTTGATAGCGTCGAGAATGGGGCCAATGAGAGCACGAATGCCGCTCTCATCGGATTCATCTGGAAGCTGCCTCTTCGCGAAGGGAAGATCTGTGGCAACGGAATCCGCAATGGACGGGATGGAATCGAACAGAGAGTCGAGCAGAGAATCAATGGCATCAGTAGCGGTGGCTACAATGGCGTCGTCGAAGGTCTCGGTAGGTAGCAACGGGTCGATAAATATGTCCGGGGTCTCTGTTGGCAGCAGCGGGTGAATAAAGATACTCGGCAGTGGGGGAGCGAAGTTGCCTGGGAGAGCGTTGAGCAGGGTTTGGATGACCGAGACGAGGGGCTGGATTACAGCGTTGAATGTGCCAATGGGTACCGTCTTCTCATCTGGGAAGTCACTGAAGTCAGGGAAATCAGGGAAATCAAGGAAATCCGGGACAGGGTCAGAGAGGATGGGATCGAGGGGGTCGGCGATGATACCATCATCATCGTAAGGCACCTCGCTCGGCGCTGGCAGGTCGATCACCTCAAGATCGTTGGTGTCAGGGAGGTCGTCGTCCGGGAAGGTTCCGTTCCCAATTCCAGGGTCCAAAATGGGTAGGTCGGATGGGTCGACATCCGGTGTGTCAATAGGAGGTAGATCGGTTTCTACTGGCAGGATACCCGGTAGGATAAAGGGGAGGATGCTTGCTACTGCGTCCAGTGTGGGAAGAGCGTCCTCTGGAAGCGCATCTGATTCGGTGTCTGCTACAGTCTTCAAAGCGGCTGGATCTGTTGTAGCATCAACTACCGTGCCAACAACCGTGACAGTAGGAGATTCATATCCAGGTTCATATGGAAGCGTAAGAGGTTTCGGGACTCGAGTGACTTCACTGATCACAGGAATAATCTGAGGCAAGGCAAGACCATAGGGCAAAGAAACAAGCAGCAGCGCAGTCGCTGCGGTACGGTGGGACATATTGACGAGGAAGCCTGTCCACGCCAGCGTAAAGGTCTTCTGGGTGAGACAGCAGTATCATATAGTCGTCGCTGTGGCGTGGTGGTGGTCATACCAAGCATTCCTCGCGTCGCGCGGGGCGGCGGGACGCACAAATGTTGGACATTCCACTACGCGATGTTCAGCATACCAGCCAACCAGTTGGTCACGAGGATCATGTCATGAAGTAAGGAGATGGTGGAAGTGGCTTTCGTTGATGCTAAACGTTGTAAAAGGCTTGGCCTGCGAAGAGTAGAGGTCTAGCATTCCAACGAATGGTACTCACCCAACTCCGTGATTTGGGGAACCGTACATAAGGAGAAACTATGAGTCTGAACCGCGTGAGTGCCAAGCCACAAAGAGGTTGCTTGCACAACGTGAGCTGTCCTTACACATTGGCATCGTACCCTTTCTATACAATCCTGCCAAGAGCGGCAGAGGGGTAGCATTCTTGCATACCGTGGTCGTTCATTCGTCATGAATTCGTATAAAGACCTACACGCCATGAGCCGTGAAGCCGCAAAATGCTGGCTGTGAAAATGAAGGGTTGCTTACCAGGCAACAAACACCGTGAGGGTAGATCACAATTATGCGCCGAGCTGACCGTCAAACTCCGTATCCAAAAGAAAGAGTCCAATTGTCGTGAGAGTCGCTGCGCTTCGGTACACAACAAATCAAGCTGGTCTGACGCCACTGGGCGAGTAGTAGTGTGGAAAAAGTGCGGTGTGATCAGGATTAATATCCGGACGAACGAGAGACGCGTAAAAGTTTCGTGAGTGTGCTTTTCGTCCAAGAAGGCGCAAAGCCACTTAGAAAAACGCGTCGCACATCACGTGAACCAACTCAGCGCCCACCCAAAACGCGATCTTTCTTGCTCTTCTGGGGCACCTGCTGGACCTTGTCGGAGGCTTGAGTGGACTGGGAAGAGttctgttgctgctgttgctgttgctgctgttgctgctccCTGAGCTTACGCCGGCGGTTGGCCTCGTACTGCTCGATATCGGCCTGGGTCAGCTGGATAGTAGTGGGGGCGCGTCTAAGCATGTTGGCGAGGTGGGCGACTTGAGCGACTTGAGCGACTTGGGCGAAGAGCAAAAGAGAGTGGGGTTCCAAAGGAATAAAACAAGAAGGAGTGACGGTAGTTGACTGTGATTGCGCGCTGATGTAGTGACGGTGGAGTTTTGCGATGGGAGCTTGTGGGCGCGCCCGAAGTTCAGATAGAAAGGTCACGGGACGGAAGCGAGCTCGTGGTGAGTCGATATGCGGTTAGAGGGAACGTGGCCTGGTGAGGTGAGTGTCTCGAGTGAGGTGAGATGGTGAAAGTGAAGGCACGTGGTTGGGCGGGCGAGATCCCTGCGACGCCAAGACCTCCGCGACGTCGAAAAGTTGACGTGCATCACCACCTTCCCCATCCATTGCGGCCATGTACCAGCGAAACATGTGCCCGACCCTGGGCGCACTGCGGCGCACGTTGGCTGCAGATGTTTCCGCAGCACCGAAATGCTCATCGAGAGCCTTCAGCGTCTTTGCGCGCAGGCTCGCCGAGGCCGACAATGCGGCGCCCTCCGCTCCCGGTATGCTCCCAGCACGCTCCCGGCACAGCTGAGATGAGCAAAGGCCTCTTCTGACGTCGAGACAGCCCCGGCCGACCCAGACTCGCGCAAGGCCCGCTCCGCCAAAGCCCTCAACCAGATCACCCGGCTGGGAACGAACCGCCGCATCCAGCCCGGAGGCCTCGCCAAAGGCTCCTTCCCCAGCGGCCAAGGCGACGGACAGATGCCACGACGAGACCCTCCTCGAGCACCTTCTCAGGGCGACGCCGCACGTGCAGAGGGTGGTCTAAAGATCACCAGGGAGATGGTAGGACCAGCCCAGGGCAGAGAAGGTGCTCGTCCACCAGGACCCATGGCTCGCGCCCCCGCTCAGCTGAAGCTCGCACGCAACACAGGCCGAGCGGGCAACTCGACAGCAGGAGCCAAGCGCGGCCCAAATCTGCGTGGACGTGACGGCAAGCCtggcggaggcggaggcggaggcgcgAGCGGCAGCCGAGAGCCGGGACCGAAGAAGCGCGAGAGGAAGAGCGGCGATCAAAGCACCAAGAAAATCAATCCGGCCGACGTGAAGATCGAGGAAACGCTGTCCGACGGCATGGTGCAGCATCTGCTGCGACTGCAGCGAGGCGAGTGGGACCGCAAGCCCTACGAGCCCAAGTACGCTCCGGGCAGCTTTGCGGCCAACGAGCTGATCCACGCCGGACGGGAGCTGTTTCGCGGCGAGGCGCCACCGGTCAAGACGTGGGGAATGCTGGAGAAGCGGATAGGCGTTGTAGGCATGCACAACGCAGAAGCACACCTGAAGGTCAGGCGAGTCACAGACCCCGACGACGATGCGCTGGGCGAGAGGAGACAGTATTCCGAAACTGGTGACGTGGAGATCAAGAAGAAGGTgtcagccacagccacagccccTGCCGCAAACGCACCTGCAGCCGTTGCACAGGCAGCAGCGGCTAAGCCAAAGGCCCAGGTAGCGGAGCAAGCGGCCGTTGTGTAATAAGCGAAGCTACGGAGCAGTGTATACGGCAAGTGTAGAATAAGCGCGGCAATTGTATCAGTATCAACACCATGTTCAGCATCGGTATGCAGCAGTGATGGCGTAGTGTGATGCCTCGTCGTTCactcttaccccctataCCTTCCACAGCCGTTTACTGAAGACATTCAAACACGAACAAACCATCTAACAAGCAAAGGATGCATAAGTCAGCACTAGACGCCGAAAGCTCCCACACACAACTAACATTTCTCAACCGGCGCGCTTAACGCCACAAACGCTGCAAATGCTACGCTACGATATACACAACCACCCAATGATGCCACAACCCCCCATCAACAGTACGTCAATACTGCATATTCGGCCCCAGGTACGCCTTGTTGCGTATCGActcttcctcctcgtccCGCACCACGCGCGCAATCTTGTTCCCTAGAATCTCCACCTGACGCTCGTATTCCCACAGCGGCGTATCGGCGCCCTGCATGCCTATGAAGCGCGCAAACATACGCATCTTGACCTTCAGACGCTCGATCTCGCTCAGTTTGCAGTCGTCGGATAGTGTGGCGTCGTTGGCTAGGAAGGGTTTGTTCCAGTCCATGGTCTGCGGGTAGCGGTAGGTCAGCTGGGTGGGCGTGTGGCTTTGGCTGTAGTAGTTTGCCAGCGTGTCGAGCTGGGCTTCGGTTAGGGTGAAGAGGGAGAGCATTGTGCGTGGGAAGTCTGGGGCGGGCTGGCCGCTGATAACGTGGACTATGGGGGCGATGGTCAGACGCATCTGGGAGATCTTCTCTGCCAGTCCTGGGTTTCGCTCAGACAGGGACTTTCTGGTCCGCAGGTGGAATTTGCTCTTCATCTTGGCGAAGCGTCGGTCCACAAGCCGGGTTTTTGGGCGGTTTGCTTTGCTGACCTTGTTTCTCTCGTTTAGACGGAAGGTAGACATGGGTTCTGGCTGATCGTATGGGTTCCGTGTACTGACGGTTCGTGGACCTAGGAGGTTTGCTGTGGCCTGCTGTTGAGAAGCTGATACAAGCAACCGGCAGGGACATGGGCTCCCGAGCATTTATAACGCGCGCACAAACGCCCAAAGCGAGGCTCTGGAAAGACATCTTTGTTGGTACTTTGCTCTTTGTTACGTACGTAAGACAGCCTGTCCTCGCAGGTGTGAAGCGTGGAAGCTTTGTCTTGCCTCGTCACGTGTCCATTGTCTTCGAGTGGACAGCAAGATGTTCTGCACAACGTTGTTGTTTAGGCCTGTGCAAAACTTCGAATTTCTATCGACTGTAGCGATTGAATGGGAACGGCGCATTGTGAATGCCTTTGGGCTGGGCTGGCCCGACCTTTCATCACCCAGATGCGGTCCTGGGTAGTTGTTTCAGAGCTCTTTGCTGAGAACGTTCAAGCGACGGCTTTTCGGCCTGTGCAACTTTGATTTTGCGAGTATAGGTGATCGGTGTCGAGGAACGGTCTCTGACATTCGTTGGCATTGTAGATTCGGCGAGGTCTTAAGTGTTGAGAACCTGCTCAAGAGACACGTCGTTTTCTGCACCACCAACCGGCTTGGTCTGAGCCCAGAATTTGCTCAGATGTCTTGCACCACTGTAGAGTTTTAGTTTGTACTGCGATATATTGTGAATAACTCTTACCTGTCGCACAATAGTGTGACAATGCGGTGGCCGGGACCCAGTTGTTTTGCTAGCTTTGTAGCAGCCACGCCTGTAAGAGTCAATATCTGTGTGCATAGTGAACCTCAATGGTGACCTACAGTTGACAGCGCTGGAGCTTCCAACGAATATGCCGTCATGTTCAACCAGCCAGCGTGCCATGGCAGTTGCCTGGTCGTCATTCACCCTGATTGCATCATCAATGAGCTCCCTCCCAACATCAAAGTTGTGAGTAACGCGGTTGATACCAATACCTTCGACGATCGTGTCAACTTGGTGGCGCCGGCGTGTCCCTTCTCGTTCTTTTGGGTCAAACATGACTCCGTACTTGACGCGGTTGAAAAGGCCGCTCCCTGGTGGATCAGCGAGCACAATCTTGATGTCCGGCAGACGCGATTTCAGGAAGAGAGCGACGCCAGATATGGTTCCTCCAGTACCGGCACCGCTCACGAAAGCATCCAGTGACCCGCCTGTTTGCTCGTAGATCTCAGGTCCGGTACCGGTGAAATGTGCACGCCAGTTCGCTTCTGTCTCAAACTGATCGGCAAACAATCCACGTCCTGGCTTGTCGACACTGGCAGTATGCTCAGCTGCACGCGTTCGCGCAAGATTGACAAACTGCTTCTGATCCACGATAGGTGCCGGCTTGACTCTCTCGACTTCTGCGCCCAGCTTCAACAGGATGTCGGATTTCTCGACTGCCATGTCGTTTGGCATGCAGCTGGCAACGATCAGCAACATTCGGAATTCGGTACAAGACCTGCTCACATGTGCGCTTTGTAGCCACGCGCTCTGCAAATTGCGGCCAGGGAAATGCCAGTGCTGCCAACGGTGCCCTCGTAGATGGTGTCGCCAGAGTTGGGAACAAGCAAACCTTTCTCTTCAGCCTGCGCACGCGTCAGTAGCCATATCTCAAAACCAGTCAGAGTGGCGATACCATTTCAATGATACTGAGGGCAACACGGTCCTTGGGGCTGTTGCCGGCACCGTTGAGAAACTGTTTGCGTGGGTTAGTCCGGGGAGTAAGCTGTAAAAAATCAAATTCCCACCTCAGCCTTGACCAAGATGTCACATCCCGTGTACTCGGACAGCGATTTGATTTTGATAAGTGGCGTGTCGCCAATGCAGCCTTCAATGCCATTTTTGATGTCACCAGCGCCTTCGCCTTTCGCCAACGAGCTTTCGAGCTCCACCAGTGTCTTCTTCAGCGTATCCAGATCGTTGATTTTGGACAATCTAGAAAGCAGCTTGTGCTGCTGCTTTGGGTCGTCTTGAGATTTGACATTTGTCGACAAATCTGTTGTCCGCCGGTTGTAAGCTGCAGTCAGAGCTATCCCGGCGAGGAATGCTCCAGCAACATAATACCTGGTGCAATCAGGCATTTCCAAATACTTGCGGTCGAGCAAGATGGTGTTGAGTGCGGGAATGGCTCGGAGCACTGGAGTTGACAACGGCCGCGGCTTGGCAGGGCAGGGCGACCCGCAAACTCGACCACGTGCATTCGCGTAGAGACTACTAGAGAGCTTCCCCAACTGTCGCAGCCCCGTTCAGACGACTCGTGCCGGCGCCAATGGACTCGCCGCTCGCCACACAGCTCTTCCGCCAGCTTTTCTCGCACCGAGCAGCGCAATGTGTTGGCCGCGGAGCTCGACCGGCGCTCACGAGCGCGCGCGTTCCCCAGCTTCAGCGCCGGGGGAAGGCCACACGACTGGGTGAGGGCGAGACGAGCAGGGAGAGCCGATGGACACCGAGGAAGAAGGCATTCCCGCAGGAGCGGACAGAGGAGTTTGACAGATACCCCATGGTCACATCGGACATGCTGCGCAGCAGGAAAGAGAGACCGCGGAGAGTGAAGATGTTGATGCGCGACTTCATCGAAGACAGCCTATACAATCCAAGCTATGGCTACTT includes the following:
- a CDS encoding Cysteine synthase; this encodes MPDCTRYYVAGAFLAGIALTAAYNRRTTDLSTNVKSQDDPKQQHKLLSRLSKINDLDTLKKTLVELESSLAKGEGAGDIKNGIEGCIGDTPLIKIKSLSEYTGCDILVKAEFLNGAGNSPKDRVALSIIEMAEEKGLLVPNSGDTIYEGTVGSTGISLAAICRARGYKAHICMPNDMAVEKSDILLKLGAEVERVKPAPIVDQKQFVNLARTRAAEHTASVDKPGRGLFADQFETEANWRAHFTGTGPEIYEQTGGSLDAFVSGAGTGGTISGVALFLKSRLPDIKIVLADPPGSGLFNRVKYGVMFDPKEREGTRRRHQVDTIVEGIGINRVTHNFDVGRELIDDAIRVNDDQATAMARWLVEHDGIFVGSSSAVNCVAATKLAKQLGPGHRIVTLLCDSGARHLSKFWAQTKPVGGAENDVSLEQVLNT